The Magnolia sinica isolate HGM2019 chromosome 3, MsV1, whole genome shotgun sequence genome includes the window cacctgagcctatgatttgtttcaatttttatattatgatttaaaatgagctggaaaaatggatggacggcatggatataaatcacgatacatcatggtgggccccacatactcaACACATCCGCCCACGGCGGGGTGGTGAGGGTGGTGTGGGTAACACAACCGAATCTGCGTCCTTCGCCGGCCTGGCCGTCAACGTGGGAATCGGATCGGCTCCTCCGcctgtgctctgtgggctccaacatgatgtatgtgtttcatccatgccgtccatctatttttatagatcattttattatatgagaccaaaaatgagatatatcctactctcaagtgaaccacattatagaaacagtgttgaatgaacactgactattaaaaacgttttgggggtcataaaagttttggatcaatatgatctttattttttcccttcatctgggtctgtatgacctaatcaacagattggatgttgaataaacagtatagtgagccttaggaggatttaaatggaggatatccaatcactattgttttcctgtggtgtggtccacctgagatttttatccttCTAGTTTTTTGAATgaagtcttaaaatgatctttaaaaatggatgaacgtcttggatgaaatatatacatcatggtggggcccacagatcaccgaacatcagccacggagctggtggcagggggagtagccaatccgtttccgtcaacgTGGTACACGTGATTAGGTGGTGTTTGGGTACTGTGGGACAAcagcgatgtatgtgttttctatCCAAGCTGGTCCtctgtttttcaattcatttaaataaaataataataataataataataataataataaggttaaaaaaggatagtgacacccaccatgtAATCTTTCACGTGGCCCACCAAGCTCACACAGAtcaggatgaaggtaaaacacaaatatcagcttcatccaaaacttttttggcccttaGTAAGTTTTTTTacggtaggcatttaatcaccactatttcgtatggtgtggtccacttgtactttcgatctgctttattttttagctgatgctctaaaatgagctggcaaaatggaaagacggcatggataaaacacatacatcacggtgggccccacatcacccAGCTGAGTAGATGGGCCACATTTGAATATTTAAAAGTGGACGGTTATTAAAAATACAACCAAAATCGACCTTATTCAACATACAAGATAGAGATGGTCGGTCTGAGATCTGGCACACGTGTGCCACATTTGCATGCTGCCAAGCCCCTGCTTCTAACACTCATAAGCAAGTCATGTGGTAGATCCCACCACAGAAGGCCATGCAAACATCTTTGAGCAGAGATCCTTACCGTCCATGCAAAGTTGAGTTAGAaacaatggtccagatctcaACAAAAAAGCACGGACAACGAGGATCTATAATCAGCGAGGTTTTGATCATGCAGGCCATCCACCGTTGGATCTCCCAGATGAAAGGTCTGGATTATTATGTGGCGGGGGGAGAAAGGGGTGGgcctcaaagtggggcccacctgagcaaaTCTCATCTGTGGAAAGCATATGTATCATAAAACAACACTTCAGCCAGCAGATGCATGGTTGTCTCTTTCTGTTGTTTTGAGGCTGATTAGATAAGATTGAGTGACGTAAGCAATTTTGGGCCCACCCAGGTCCCTTATCCACAATTGAAGTCTTCAAGACGTCCATCTCGTGGGCCCAACTTGAAAACGACATTTCTGGGGTGTGGATTCGGTGGATCCCAGGATAAACGGAGTTTGGTGgatacctgactgtggggcccaccttgatgtttgtttgttaaatcctcgccgtccatccgttttgacagatcattttaggtaatatttccaaaaatgaagtagatccacatctcaggtggactacatcacaggaaacagtggttattgaccattaaaaacttcataaggccaTTTCTAATATCTGCTTAATTGGAAGATCATAGCCTTCCAGTACTTGGAACTTTTTTCCAGGTGAATGAGAACCGTTGCtcattttcttcttaaccattATGGTTGTTTCTTCTGGGAGTTTTTGGGATTTCCCTAGTCATGGTGGGGTCATcaaatcaaaggtttggatcacccaGCCCTGGCCCCACTTGTAAAAAATCTCAAGTGTATAGCACATATGATCATACAACTGCTATTAAATGAGAAGTATACTTGGATTTCAATATCTACAAGTAGGACCATAtctcagtgatccagaccgtcggtaaAATGTTCCCTCCGAGGATGAACCCTGCCCAGTCTCTTCATTAGAAGAACACCAAGTTTCTAATCCTTCAAGAACGGTCCAACGCTCCACATTCAACGGGTAAAAAAAGTGCAAATATTTGATGGACAGGATCTTATCACGGGTCTATCCATGTTCAAACCAATCTTACCATCGGTATGGATCGATTAATCGTGGGCCAAGTGGTAAAAATAGACTAATCAGATTGGCCCAAAGGCCTGAATCGGCCCTGGCCCACTTATTCAACGGATGGATTAGGACCATGCAAGTGGgaatcaggtattttatcaaaatgTTGAGCCAGTGTGGGATGGGCCCATCCGGCTCGGACTATGTGGGCCTGACCCATTTCCAACCCTAGTTATCATATCCGTTGAAAAAGTGGGCCACGCACCATTTATGTGATAAAGTTTCTCTTCGTGGTCCACATtcatctaaaaagggaaaaacaaTGGTGAGTAGGATCTTAAAATCTTGGATGTTTGAGAGAAATGGATTGGGCCGGCTCGCTTGCGGGCCAACCAACGACCCGATTGAAAGAAAATGAGCCCGTTTAAGTAAACGGGTTGGGCTTAGATTGACTTCGGCCCAACCCAATTTCCCCACCTGTATTGGAAAAAGTACTGtgaggttgagctctgtgggccccaccttgatgtgtgatggacatccacgCCATGCATTTGGTAGGTACCCCTTAGATTATAGTAGGTGCAAAAAATCCACCGTacccagaactcaggtgggcaacaccatCTGAAACCATGAGAAATCAGGTCTAAAACatctaaaaacacttggtgggacccacctgaattttgaaatGTCCTGAAATTTAGtgtgacctctcatccaagtgggacacacacaatggatatgCTAGATGTCTAAACCAAATCTCACTGGCCCTATATACAATCATAAAGTTTTCAATGGGCTGGCATCCACTCCAACTTTtgtctttggtgtggcccaccttagtcatGGATATTGGTCTGATTTTTAGGATCCTTGATCGCCATGAAAGGATGCATctgattaatggaatggatgttTGTCTCAAAGAGCTCAACCTCAGAGGAAAACTCCCACAAAttcaaccttatagtaccatttccctatatctgtgtgtgggtgtgtaaaaaaTTTGCAGGAGAGTTTAAAATCTAATAGCCCATTTCACCATGAGTTATAGTCCACCCAGGTGATAACTTTCAACCTATTAAGTGCatctgacatccaacccttccaataagttggccccaccatgaggattgcTTAGTGCAAAAAACATCCCTATccgctcatcaagtgggtcacaccatttaaaaattttccagccattgataaatagaaaaacacaaatgttaTCCACTCAATAAATATCTGTTGCTGGGATTTCCAAACGGTGATCTTCATAGTGGGCAGAcctattggacaggttggatattGTACATCCACAAGAGGTTGGAAGTCATCTAGAGGTTATCTTTTTTGTGTATAAATTTCTTTATAAGGAGAAAAAgtgagaattgtggggcccacgtggtatGTGTATGATATCCCATCTAGACGAGAGATGTGCCCACCGTGATAATTAGAAGAAACAAATACATAGTGGATTCAAacgtaagtggaccacaaaataaaaattaaatttcgacCACCCAAAAACATTCAAATTCTAGATAATAAAGATTTTTGGTCCACATTATCATCAAGCATGAAATTACGatgaaaatattataaaatttctcAACCAAAATTCAAACTGTCAAACATAATTTTTGTTGTGAGTCCTAAGCAGGATCTATAATTCATGGAGTTTTTTGATATGCTTAAACCACattatcattttattattatttttttgttacacatgcactcacacccaaggcatgagtaaggacccaaccaCATTGTCATTGATTTTAAATGATTCATGCATGAATTTTTCATGACAAAagtatataaatttatttttatttatttttgaaagttAGAACACAAtttcatataaaaaatatatcatgtcacttttctttcttttaaaaagtAAATACTCATGTGATAAATTAAGAAAGGATATAAGATGTTGGAGGAAACAAAAGTGGTGTTAGGTGAGTCATGAGTTTATTTCTTAATCTTTTACTATTAAGGCACCttcatttcaaaaataaatttatttccaGATAATTGTTTCTTTATTAACTAAATtatacttgtaaaatttttttaaaCGGGTTTATCTTTATAGCAAAAGAGATGCCTTAATCTGTAATCACTAACGTGAATTTAAAGGTTTCTATGAGGTTGTTAGTTGTCTTTCATGCGTCCCATCTAATTGCTCTATATCCATGTTTTTTTACttggaattttgaaaattttgaggccACAACTGTTTTACacattttgagtttttgatatgcaTGGTCAATGGGCCCACAATTGGTATTATTAAAACTGATTGATGGTACACAATCAATGGGTAAAATGAAGACAAGTGATAGATTGGACCATGTGATGTTTGGGATGTAAAGATTGATGACAGATTCCACCAGAGGGACAATTCATTGCCCTGCCACATGTACTGTGGAGAGTAAACCACCAAGAGTCTAGCCCACTTGTAGCATACAGGTCTAGCAAACTTACTATAGATGAGAGGACCCAAAATTCATGGGGATTGGATAAGGCTCTTCCCATTGGTGGCCACCAAATAGAGGATTAAAATCCAAATTGACAGTGGTCAAAATTCAATGAACGAAATCAGATGGACATCATGGTTTTCATAATTACAATTTTCAATAGGACAGTTTGGATAGGGCTAGCAATGGGTCGGGTTTGGATTGGGCTAGGCCAGGTCCGGGCCCAAAACTAGCATGAACATGAAAATTTAAACCATTGTCTATTTTCACTAAACAGTCGCATcaaagatcatgtaattcttgataTCCTAAATGGCCCTGGGGATTGTTTGGTATTCAAGCGGGCATATGACGCTTGTTACTCAgttactcagaaattgtacaagaTTTAAACATAAATTCACATTAAAcccaactaaattgtggaataCAATGTCTCCAAGTCACATACAAAAACCAGACtggttgaatgatcctaacctctaACCTGCTGTTTGAGAAATGGgattgttggatatttttcatttttaaccaatCCTAATTTTTGTTTCATGATGCAACTAAACAAGGACCTATGATTCTGATAGTTTAATTTGAACTACTTGTATTCCTTGTTTGCAATGACTCATGGCTTGAATAGTTTAATTTGAACTAATTGTATTCCTTGTGATCAATTTCTAACACATTTAGAAGCGATTGTTAATAAAAATAGGTGGTGAACTACTTGCATTCCACAATTACTGAATGCCTGTTAATAGCAATAGGCAGTGATGATGGATGGACCATATACTTGCAATTCATAATGTAAACCATCTTTTATTGGATTTCATATTTTACATCCAAATTTTCCTGTACAGCTGAACTTGGTTCTACCAAGTGACGGTAAATTCAAAGTTCCCAATATCTGTACAATTTCAATTACTttcaggaaaagaaaaaagaatctacacaattctaatttaattttaaatgATTGAACTCATTTGCAGGAACGTGTTTGAGCATACCCCTTTCATCTGTTTGAAGCCATATCAACAATGCTGTAGTGGTCCATGAACTCCACACGTCACATGTTAATCAATCCAATCATGTAAAAGGCAAAGTTCGACAACAATGTGAGGGTAAGTTAGATTGAATCTTCTGTTTGATTAAACTTGCAAATAGCACGAGACCATATCGATCATGGGATAGAACAATAAACCTGAAAGAATACCAAACAACAAATGATAAGTATCTTAAAAAATGCCAAATGAAATACTCGTATGCACATTTTGACACAAGTGGATGCGTGTAGAGGTGCACATCGGTTTATTAATGCTCACGGGTATTATAATTCAAAAACTTAAAAACTCGATTTGAATGGATGTTTGGCAAGGTCAGTTCATCTTGAGGACACAGTATGCTCTATTCTAAtttaattattataaaaaaaattaaaaatattagaaAGGTAATATTTTTTTGAAATAGGTAACTCTAGCCCAAGTAGTATAAAATAGAACATATAACAGCAAAACAATACATAAAACATACTTGCTAGTTAAGATGGTTGTTTCTGCTTGTCATCAAGCTGGCCAAGTGATCAAGTCAACTTAACGAGTCCCTCAGAGTTGAGACCGTGTCACTCACAGTACCAAGTTCCCAATGATTCAGCTCGAAATCTCACTCAACTCAACCAAGTTTCAAATCGAGTCAATGAGTTTTAGAATTTTGACGAGTATAGCATCTCTGCAATTACAAGTATGATTGAACACAAGTACTCATATGCACAAGTAAATCTGAGAGCATATACATGTCTGTGTACACGTGTAAACATTGTTATGTTTATTTATCTACATGTGCATATGTATGTGCACATACCTGTAAAGATGTCAAGTGACACGTCTATTGACATAATTGGAGAAGGCTTTGATCGAATACATCCCGACACATTATAATAAAATATCTTGTGACTTTGGCCATTAGATTTGGGCATTTTTTCGGTGAAACAAACCATTTACTTGATAAAGCTCTCCTTTGATGGGGTATGACCAAAAATTCTCTCATATTGAATATTTCAATTCATTGATTATATAAAGATTATGGTGACTGTTCATGTTCAAATCAAAAACCAAATTATCAAAGTGTTGAAATTAATCCAATTCTGAGCGCTAATTTGTTGTCTTTGCACCATACAATGTGAAGCTCGTGACACATACAGACAATTGGAAGATGAGtcagattcaaaggctaaagcCCTAGCTTATCATACTTCAATATGTCGGATGTATTTGATCAAACCTCTAAATTGGAATGTGTATGCATGAAAATATTCATTTTTGTGTAGTCAACAAAGACCTTACTATGTATGGCAACCTTTGAAGGCATACAATGCCACATCGTAGACGACCACTTTTGCCAATATCCTCAATTCTCAAGCATCCACAATGCCACTTTTAAGTGTTCTATTGGGACTTTGAGGCGGCTGACTTGAAAAAGGGTGCGACTTCCCTGCAGAGTTGTTCTCCTTCAAAAGGCTTCGATACATATCCATCCATTCCACTCCTCAAGCATTGCTCATGTGTAGCCTGAATTACATCCGCTGTAATGGCCAATATTGGTACATGCCAAGACATAACATGTTTATAATCTTCAAATGATATCTGTCCATGTTGAATGCAGTTATTGACTTCATGTTCCATATCTCGAATTTGTCTTGTAGCTTCAAACCTGAAAGGGAAAAGGATAGGGAAAATTTTAGGGGGgtatcatcatcctctaagcctTAATTAATTGGGGTTAGCTATAATTGTTATGAAAGTTAATGCAAGTAACTCTGAACATGTACCTACCTTAGGCTAACCCAATCATCAAGGGTGTCACACCATAGGAGACACTAAATAACCACACAAAACCTGACcagctgatggttggatcagcctttTGAGgcatcacatcttaatagtggaGTGACCACCCCTTTTCATCGTGTATTGACCATGCTAAATGGGTTAGGTTACATATACACACTATAATGGACTGACACATCGACAAGGAGGTATCGGGTATCTCTAATAATTAGAAGCAGAATAACTCATTTTGAATTTTACCCATATATAATGGTGAGGAATTGTGTATTTATGAATCTCGTAAATGCAtaatttgttgttgtttttagTTTCCCATATATGTGAGGACATGGTTTGATGGTCTAGATTTTTGATTAGTTTCCcaaatatgtgaggcccatggttcgaTGATCTATATTTTCCATTTCATAGCCGTGGTGGGATACAATACAGAAGAAATATCCAAACATTTGAATCTTTGGCTTccttttgtcaaattttgatgctTGTGTTTTTTCATTATACAATGTATTTGGAGCAGGCCCCATTCAACAGGAGCTCATCAAACCAACAATCTAGATCACAAGACCATAGGTTCCATACTTCTATTATGCCTATGTAATTAGTATTGATTTGATTATGTTACATACCCATCCATCTCTGGCATCTGAATATCCATGAAGCATGCATCAAAGTCGTGGGGCGGCTTAAGCATTGCGATCGCCTGTTTTCCACTTTCAGCATGAGCCACTTCAGCTCCATACTTCTTCAAAGCACCGGCAGCTACTCTGAGATTGACCATATTGTCATCCACAACCAAAATATTCTTCCCATGCAGAAGATTGTACAAAGATGATAATGGGAGCACGTCATTACAACAATTTCCCTTGTTTCCGACACCCATGGCCCGTTGTAGAGATGCAGCCAGCATACTAGCTCTCAGGGGCTTCATGATGACCATGAGAATACACCCATGAGATTTAACGGTGTTGATCTTGGTAGAGTGAATATTATTTGCCAGAAGAAAGATTTTGGGCATGTCTAGTCGCCCATGCTTCCACAAATTCTCAACCAAAGGGGACGGTAGACAACTATCCTTAAACCAAGCTTCCTTCTCGACAAGGATCATGTTGATGACATGGGTCCCACTGGTTATACTAGAGACAGCTTCATTTATATTAGAAGCAACCTTGACGAGAATCCCAAGTCTTTGAAGGTGATACTTCGTAACCTTGGCACGTACTGGTCTTGGGTCAATCACCAACGCCATCATGCCTCGGAATTCCGATAATTCAGAATTATATTGGACATTGATTTGTTGGTGATGATGTTTTTTTGACTCATGCGAAGCAGCAACACCATTGGTAAAGACAACTGTGAATGTGAAAGTGGAACCAATATGAGGCTCGCTGACGAATCCTATCTCtccattcataaggcccaccaagCATTTGCTGATACTCAATCCGATACCCGTGCCCCCGTGTATGCGTGAAATGGAGGGACCTACTTGCATAAATGGGGTGAAAACGCGAGATTGAGCTTCTTGAGGGATGCCTGAGCCCGTATCCTCAACTGATATGATTAAATTGATGAGATCGGAGGAAGCTGATGAGAATGGTGGCTGAAACAAGGGTCCTTGCTGATTGAATAGCTTAAAGTTTTTCCAGCTACTGCGTTTATCTGTCACAGGAAAGCCGCTCAAGGTATCTGTAAGTGATACACTAGTTTCAAATTCTAATGAGTTCATCTCTTCAATGAGATGGATGGTTACAAAGATGTGCCCTTTCTCtgtgaactgaaaaaaaaaagaagaagaagaagaagaagaagaagaattacaACAATGCTTTTCGAAAAAAGTAAATACAGGTTAACTGACTCACATTCCTACAAGTAGGACCCATTGCTCAGTGTTTAGTGAACGAGACCCACGATCTTTCTTctaaagaatttattttctgGCCAATAACCAAAGTCAAAGATTATACCAGGGATATTTTTGAGCATGGCACCCACTTGTTGGCAGTTAAGTCTACTTAAGtcttgaggatcatataattcctctccaTGAAATTGGCATGCAAGTCCATCCACCAATGACAACCATGGGCTTCGAACAAAACAAAAACTTACTTTGATTGAATTCCCCATGAGATTCGTAATGATTTGCCGAAACCTGCCTGGATCACCGATTAGAATTTCTGGGACCTGATCAGAGATGTACACTGCCAACTACTCTTCCCAGACCCGATCAAGATTCAAGATGGCAATTCAGCAAAGTCTAGAGATCAGCAACAATGGGATTGTACATTAAAGTTGTGTTTGGACAGGAATCCCTGAAAAGATATGTCAGGGAATAGCTAGGACCTATGGTGCCATGTCAGAATGACCCTGGTTGTTTTGCAGTGGTGCTCCGATCTTCTGCTTTCCcattatttttgttttatatcAGGGCTACCGAAATATAGAAAACGTCATTCTGACATggtaccatgggacccacctgccccCATGAAATTCTTCTTAGGGATTTTGTTCGAAACACAACCTAAGTCTCCCAAATTCAAGGAAACAATGGAAAGATGGAAATTATCAGTTACCTCTATCCCTCTATCTTGAGACTTTCCTGAGAAAAGCGATAAAACATCATCCAAAAGCGCACGCAAATTGAACTGGACTGCTTCAAGCTCAAGTTTACCGGATTCGATCTTCGCCTGATCTAAAACCTCATTTATGAGTGACACCAGAGCCTTTCCGCTGGCTTGAGCGGTTCTCACATAATCTTGTTGTGTTACATCGAGATCTGTATCCATGAGCATCTGCAACATACCTGAAAGGCAAGAATCACTCTATATTGTTCCTCAAAATACATAGAAgagccccaaaaatcaaccaaagCATTTTTGGACGTGCCAACAAGGATCATCAGGCCGGTCGAATGACTAGATGCTCTGGACCAAGAATAAGACCAGTCCGCTTATCAAGTCCGCTGCCAGACAAGCTATGCGTGAGGAGAAGGATGAGCGATTGAAAAACTTTGGAACCGTGGTCCTTATTCACGTTAtttgcatggcccaccaaatgagagAACCAACCTAATTTTTGGAGCAGGGCATCTAAATAGTGGGGACCACCACCAATTGAgtggctcagatcttgcacatgtcacattagcacatgtggccATAGTGCCTCAGCAAGTACAAACGAATGAAGTCACATCAATGGAGGCAATACTAGTTTTATACCAGTAATCCATGACTCACCAAGAACACCATTCATCGGAGTCCTGATCTCATGGGAGACAGTAGCCAAGAACTACAGAAGATGAAAGCACTCAGTTAGAATATGATATAGACCGGATAGGAACAAATGCTAACTAAGGGCCTGTGTGGACATAATGTTTGTTTGAATGCCACCCTCAATTGTCGGTTTGGGACTCACCCGAGAGGTTAAGCAACAAATAGACAGGA containing:
- the LOC131239459 gene encoding histidine kinase 3-like isoform X6, yielding MEQRTDFFSNKGELMFKWWEKFSGRGWKIFHCYPCISSKKVQQAWCRKVLIIWVFCSLMGASSVFLYMNSQAVEKRKEMLANMCEERAKMLQDQFNMSMNHVQALAILVSTFHHGKNPSAVDQVTFARYTERTAFERPLTSGVAYAVKVLHSEREQFEKQQGWTIKQMDSQEQSAVRKDDNAAETYEPSPVQEEYAPVIFAQDTISHVVSLDMLSGKEDRQNVLRARASGKGVLTAPFRLIKSKLLGVILTFAVYKYDLPSNATPKERIQATNGYLGGVFDIESLVEKLLQQLASKQTIIVDVYDTTNSSDPISMYGSNVSHNGIDHISPLNFGDPSRKHEMRCRFKQKPPWPWWEMLSSFGIVVIALLIGYIFYVTMNRIAKVEDDYREMMELKKRAEAADVAKSQFLATVSHEIRTPMNGVLGMLQMLMDTDLDVTQQDYVRTAQASGKALVSLINEVLDQAKIESGKLELEAVQFNLRALLDDVLSLFSGKSQDRGIELAVYISDQVPEILIGDPGRFRQIITNLMGNSIKFTEKGHIFVTIHLIEEMNSLEFETSVSLTDTLSGFPVTDKRSSWKNFKLFNQQGPLFQPPFSSASSDLINLIISVEDTGSGIPQEAQSRVFTPFMQVGPSISRIHGGTGIGLSISKCLVGLMNGEIGFVSEPHIGSTFTFTVVFTNGVAASHESKKHHHQQINVQYNSELSEFRGMMALVIDPRPVRAKVTKYHLQRLGILVKVASNINEAVSSITSGTHVINMILVEKEAWFKDSCLPSPLVENLWKHGRLDMPKIFLLANNIHSTKINTVKSHGCILMVIMKPLRASMLAASLQRAMGVGNKGNCCNDVLPLSSLYNLLHGKNILVVDDNMVNLRVAAGALKKYGAEVAHAESGKQAIAMLKPPHDFDACFMDIQMPEMDGFEATRQIRDMEHEVNNCIQHGQISFEDYKHVMSWHVPILAITADVIQATHEQCLRSGMDGYVSKPFEGEQLCREVAPFFKSAASKSQ
- the LOC131239459 gene encoding histidine kinase 3-like isoform X3, yielding MFCTNPESYASQSLLRSHQSYLFHTYKNVVYLFLMTCCCICNGEVMEQRTDFFSNKGELMFKWWEKFSGRGWKIFHCYPCISSKKAVEKRKEMLANMCEERAKMLQDQFNMSMNHVQALAILVSTFHHGKNPSAVDQVTFARYTERTAFERPLTSGVAYAVKVLHSEREQFEKQQGWTIKQMDSQEQSAVRKDDNAAETYEPSPVQEEYAPVIFAQDTISHVVSLDMLSGKEDRQNVLRARASGKGVLTAPFRLIKSKLLGVILTFAVYKYDLPSNATPKERIQATNGYLGGVFDIESLVEKLLQQLASKQTIIVDVYDTTNSSDPISMYGSNVSHNGIDHISPLNFGDPSRKHEMRCRFKQKPPWPWWEMLSSFGIVVIALLIGYIFYVTMNRIAKVEDDYREMMELKKRAEAADVAKSQFLATVSHEIRTPMNGVLGMLQMLMDTDLDVTQQDYVRTAQASGKALVSLINEVLDQAKIESGKLELEAVQFNLRALLDDVLSLFSGKSQDRGIELAVYISDQVPEILIGDPGRFRQIITNLMGNSIKFTEKGHIFVTIHLIEEMNSLEFETSVSLTDTLSGFPVTDKRSSWKNFKLFNQQGPLFQPPFSSASSDLINLIISVEDTGSGIPQEAQSRVFTPFMQVGPSISRIHGGTGIGLSISKCLVGLMNGEIGFVSEPHIGSTFTFTVVFTNGVAASHESKKHHHQQINVQYNSELSEFRGMMALVIDPRPVRAKVTKYHLQRLGILVKVASNINEAVSSITSGTHVINMILVEKEAWFKDSCLPSPLVENLWKHGRLDMPKIFLLANNIHSTKINTVKSHGCILMVIMKPLRASMLAASLQRAMGVGNKGNCCNDVLPLSSLYNLLHGKNILVVDDNMVNLRVAAGALKKYGAEVAHAESGKQAIAMLKPPHDFDACFMDIQMPEMDGFEATRQIRDMEHEVNNCIQHGQISFEDYKHVMSWHVPILAITADVIQATHEQCLRSGMDGYVSKPFEGEQLCREVAPFFKSAASKSQ
- the LOC131239459 gene encoding histidine kinase 3-like isoform X1, whose translation is MFCTNPESYASQSLLRSHQSYLFHTYKNVVYLFLMTCCCICNGEVMEQRTDFFSNKGELMFKWWEKFSGRGWKIFHCYPCISSKKVQQAWCRKVLIIWVFCSLMGASSVFLYMNSQAVEKRKEMLANMCEERAKMLQDQFNMSMNHVQALAILVSTFHHGKNPSAVDQVTFARYTERTAFERPLTSGVAYAVKVLHSEREQFEKQQGWTIKQMDSQEQSAVRKDDNAAETYEPSPVQEEYAPVIFAQDTISHVVSLDMLSGKEDRQNVLRARASGKGVLTAPFRLIKSKLLGVILTFAVYKYDLPSNATPKERIQATNGYLGGVFDIESLVEKLLQQLASKQTIIVDVYDTTNSSDPISMYGSNVSHNGIDHISPLNFGDPSRKHEMRCRFKQKPPWPWWEMLSSFGIVVIALLIGYIFYVTMNRIAKVEDDYREMMELKKRAEAADVAKSQFLATVSHEIRTPMNGVLGMLQMLMDTDLDVTQQDYVRTAQASGKALVSLINEVLDQAKIESGKLELEAVQFNLRALLDDVLSLFSGKSQDRGIELAVYISDQVPEILIGDPGRFRQIITNLMGNSIKFTEKGHIFVTIHLIEEMNSLEFETSVSLTDTLSGFPVTDKRSSWKNFKLFNQQGPLFQPPFSSASSDLINLIISVEDTGSGIPQEAQSRVFTPFMQVGPSISRIHGGTGIGLSISKCLVGLMNGEIGFVSEPHIGSTFTFTVVFTNGVAASHESKKHHHQQINVQYNSELSEFRGMMALVIDPRPVRAKVTKYHLQRLGILVKVASNINEAVSSITSGTHVINMILVEKEAWFKDSCLPSPLVENLWKHGRLDMPKIFLLANNIHSTKINTVKSHGCILMVIMKPLRASMLAASLQRAMGVGNKGNCCNDVLPLSSLYNLLHGKNILVVDDNMVNLRVAAGALKKYGAEVAHAESGKQAIAMLKPPHDFDACFMDIQMPEMDGFEATRQIRDMEHEVNNCIQHGQISFEDYKHVMSWHVPILAITADVIQATHEQCLRSGMDGYVSKPFEGEQLCREVAPFFKSAASKSQ
- the LOC131239459 gene encoding histidine kinase 3-like isoform X4; its protein translation is MFCTNPESYASQSLLRSHQSYLFHTYKNVVYLFLMTCCCICNGEVMEQRTDFFSNKGELMFKWWEKFSGRGWKIFHCYPCISSKKVQQAWCRKVLIIWVFCSLMGASSVFLYMNSQAVEKRKEMLANMCEERAKMLQDQFNMSMNHVQALAILVSTFHHGKNPSAVDQVTFARYTERTAFERPLTSGVAYAVKVLHSEREQFEKQQGWTIKQMDSQEQSAVRKDDNAAETYEPSPVQEEYAPVIFAQDTISHVVSLDMLSGKEDRQNVLRARASGKGVLTAPFRLIKSKLLGVILTFAVYKYDLPSNATPKERIQATNGYLGGVFDIESLVEKLLQQLASKQTIIVDVYDTTNSSDPISMYGSNVSHNGIDHISPLNFGDPSRKHEMRCRFKQKPPWPWWEMLSSFGIVVIALLIGYIFYVTMNRIAKVEDDYREMMELKKRAEAADVAKSQFLATVSHEIRTPMNGVLGMLQMLMDTDLDVTQQDYVRTAQASGKALVSLINEVLDQAKIESGKLELEAVQFNLRALLDDVLSLFSGKSQDRGIEFTEKGHIFVTIHLIEEMNSLEFETSVSLTDTLSGFPVTDKRSSWKNFKLFNQQGPLFQPPFSSASSDLINLIISVEDTGSGIPQEAQSRVFTPFMQVGPSISRIHGGTGIGLSISKCLVGLMNGEIGFVSEPHIGSTFTFTVVFTNGVAASHESKKHHHQQINVQYNSELSEFRGMMALVIDPRPVRAKVTKYHLQRLGILVKVASNINEAVSSITSGTHVINMILVEKEAWFKDSCLPSPLVENLWKHGRLDMPKIFLLANNIHSTKINTVKSHGCILMVIMKPLRASMLAASLQRAMGVGNKGNCCNDVLPLSSLYNLLHGKNILVVDDNMVNLRVAAGALKKYGAEVAHAESGKQAIAMLKPPHDFDACFMDIQMPEMDGFEATRQIRDMEHEVNNCIQHGQISFEDYKHVMSWHVPILAITADVIQATHEQCLRSGMDGYVSKPFEGEQLCREVAPFFKSAASKSQ